Genomic DNA from Osmia lignaria lignaria isolate PbOS001 chromosome 6, iyOsmLign1, whole genome shotgun sequence:
AACGACttcatttagaaaaagaaatccaCGTGAGAATACAATTGCACGCGTAATTGTACGTCGaatgagagaaaagaaaaatgcattGTACAAAAGAACGGCAGGAAGAAAGTGAAAAGATTTTCTCCAACAGTGATCCAGCTAATTAGTGTTGCTCGTTTCACGGTCCATTTGCATGTTTCCCATAATTACTACAAACCTCTTTCCGAGTTGTGCGTTCCCTCAAATCGATAGGTAACATCGTGCTGCTTTCTTCGTTTCAATTCCGATCCTGTCAAATCGTGAAAGTTAAGTTCATGTCAAAAGAAAGTTGACGTGTTGCGAGGCTTTTAAAATCGAATCTTCATTCGATTCAATCTTCAATCTTACATTGAAgcagaattttaattcaaagctTGCTGTTATCTGTTAATGAGATAAGCATCTGGTCTCTTACGTAAGGTAATAAAATTTGCAACATATTgaaggaaaaaaatgaaagtagGACGTTAAATAAGATGTTGAAATgagatgtaattttattttgcaaaaacatcgtaaagaaataatattaatttcaaattaccaaGATTATCAATTATCGaatcaattattaaaatgaatgaatCGTCAATAATTAGTCGTCAATTACTAATTACAAGCATTGTCATCAAATCATCAATTGTTAGTTTGCATTGAAAATGTAAAGGAAAGCGTCAAGAAATTATGCATCAATCTAATGTAATCACAACTGACCTGGCAACTGATACGTCTTTAATCATTTACAAACAAAAAATGAATCgatatctttttattattaccgAATGAATGATGAAAGTGTCGGAATATACATTATCTTTCAAGTACACAACATCATTCTCTCGATGATTATACTTGCGAAACCTATAACACAGGATGCACACGTGTTAAAGTTAAATCAACCACATAAATCATTAAGttgtttaataaattatgaGCTACCAACAGAATACACAGTACACATTAAGGAAACGATCAACATTAATCCTTTCGTCACCTGAAATGTATCATTACATGGCGCGTATGTCGATCGAATTGTTACATTACTTCCTGCCGCGAGTCGTGCACTTTTTCCATTCCAAATTGAAGCATGTGGGAAGTAGTCTCGAGAAATCGTCGTCGATCGTAACGAGGCCATTGTCGATGTTTCCTAGTTATCTAGGAAACGGTTTTGTTCGTTCATGACGAGTTTTTTCCCTATCTGGCCTTTTTTCCAGCAATGCGCGCTACATAACAAACTCGACTGGACAACTGACCTGGACAGAATGATTCTGTGCCATTTTATGGCATGGTTTCATGATAGGTAGACATGTTAAAGCGCGAATCGGCGGAGATTGGGTAAATCGCGACTCAGACCTATGAAACGTCTGcgaaaaaatctaaaatttggTATTCgcattttcaaacaaaaaatttgcatatattggaaaaataatatttaaagaaaaattagaagaaactgaatttaaaattatttggtaTTCGAATTTCCAAACGAAAGACcttcatatattaaaaaaataatatctaaagaaatattagatagaagaattagaaaatgagaatttcaaattatttaaatccaagagttatagtaataaaataaaatgaatccaTATAAACAAGCATTATTCTCCCATGAATAAATATACGAGTCCTAGTACATCGTACCAAGgatgaaaatattgaaaccGTAATAAACACGAAGAATCTCGGCAGATAATCCGCCCATGGAAAGAAcatacaataaatttttattgcaagcACGAAACCTAATGGATTTATTATTTATGATCCAACGGGTTGGATTTTATACTTCTCAACACGCGTATACCGATAAGGCATAGTTTAAAGCCGGAGGCATGCATTTCCTGCACCTGTCGTATATGTAACACGTTGACCATGGGCATGGACACGTAAAATGATGCACATACGTACATACATTCATGTCGTCTTGCATAATTAGCAAGCAATACGGTGTGATTTTTCATGCGTACCTCTTGTACTTCGATAGGGACAGATTACATCTTCGTCGCTTTTCCTCTTTCGCTGAAACGGTACCGGTgtaattttaaatgtaaattgatgttTCAAGCTTTTATCATATCATTATGGGACGATAAGGTACACACCTTGAAAATGTACATCGCACGTTGATGTTCAGTttcgatttttatttcttaagtaATGGTACGACAGTGTAGGAAATTTTCCAGAATTTTTTTTCTCCCGATATTTTGTTCTTAAATAAAGTGTTACGtgtaagtaataattttatccTTATTAATATTACAACGAAGCGAATTTTCGTAATGTTGTTAAAAGAATTGTGTGAGTATTTTGCATGCGTTCACGGACATCACCTCTTTTAGATGCATTCGTTATTTGCATTTTAATGCAAATTAGTTTTACTAATGTCTTGGCTGACTGTTTTCAGACCTCTATCACAGTTATTTGTAGTTTATCATGTTCTTTGCGCTctagtaaatataatttctacGTAAAAGAGTGCCCTAATATTGAGTTTTATTAATGCTGTAGAAATAataatgttaaattattatttgatataatTTATTGCTAATTTAGttgttttagaattttaaaatttgtttttcttggaGTTTAGAAGTTTTAGAGCTTTGAAATCttggaattttacaattttgcaattttaaaatattaaaatttatgaaattttcgtGTAGAATTTCAAATAACTCAAATAACTCTTCAAGCAAAGGTACAGGAATCGAAAGAAAATTATCGCTAAAGAAATTGCATGTTAATTATTGCACTCGGCATATTAGATGTCGCAAACGTAAAATTAATTCTTCGCTTATGAGTGTAATTGAATACTCTATCATTCTTGATGACaagttctttttttaattacattttcacaGGCGCTAGCTGACAATGATAAATTGTACATTCTTATACCTAATTCTATCTAACGATCAGATATTTCTGCACCCGAGAAATGATATTGACTGTAATAATCTCATTCTACTCACGTGTTGCGGAAAACTGCATTCCTAACccgattaatattcaaaactaattattttttaaaagttaCAAATAATGTAGATTGCGATCTACTAATAAAAGTTTAAACAGCGATTACACGGTTATTGCGTGTAATCCAACGTTTACACGAAACTTGTAATTTATGTTCAAAGAGTTAAAACAAATGATTGTTATCTAACCACGTAATTACGGTTGTTGCTGTTTCCTTTAATTGGCGTTCAAAGATGATCTCTAAAACTAAATGCATCCTTTTGTTATCCTCGTTGAATAATAACGAGCAAATTTCCTTAATGAGTTTGCGTTTCACGTCTAGCAGTGTTGTTCGTGATCTAATTTGCATTAACCGTTGCCTTGGACGGCCGTTAGTAAATCATTAATTTCAATGTCGACTGTGGAACGGTTTTACGTGAAAATAGAACATCTAGAATGTCTTTTGTTCAACGCGTTAACCATTGCGGGGGTCATTTTCGACTAATGTTACaaagaaacaaacaatttaagaaaattctaaatattacTATAATTAGACTAATTTTTTTTGCAACAAATTACTCTATTTGCGTTATAAAATTTATAGTGTTACAGATAGATAGCAAGGAATAAGTAACAGTACACGTACGCAGATATAATTTGTACTTGACATTAATTAGTTGGTGGATATTGCTTATTACATAGGCGTGTAATAGTTTCAAAGTCAGTTCGCGATTGCAATGATGTAATATTCAAGTTATTCCGGTAGAAATTCGCGCTCGGTTTCTGTCGCACGTAACAAGTGCTTTACTTTTACTTTATCTTGCTTTCTCAAAATCAACTTATTGAATAATTTCTGATTCATTTTTGGCATCAGCCAGTTGGCAGTACAatgagaaaaattaaattaaaaattcaaataaagaaATAGCGAAGACCTTTAAATAACCCGACACTATTCGGTGTCACCAACACCGTTGCAAACAACAGTAACATCAGACCcgtcaaaaatatcataatgcACGGAAGCTAGATAAGTTATCGAGTGAAAGAGAATGGCAGCGAACGAGCAGGATGATAGAAACTGAAACTTTTACACGTTCTCTTCTTGCAATTCAGTTTCCCTGGTAATCGTAAACTTGCATAGAAATGCATAGATCCCAGTTTCTCTTCACTTTCACGATAGTTTTCTCTATATGAGACCTGAATTTCAAGGTCAAAGGACAGCATCATTCCGAACGGTGACCCTATTCGTGCAGACCGTCCCAGTCACGTGTGTTCATTTTCAGTGAAATGTACATGAAACACGTTAATAAAATGCTTGTTAAATTCCACagcttttatcatttttattttacttggaAATATTATCTTCGATGAAATTTGTCTTTTTAATTTGTCTGCAAGTTTCACTTGCACTCGGTGTGTTACATTTTTAAAACTTCCAGTAGAAAGTTCCTcgtcattccttttttttttgctgcTTCTTACTGTAACAGGCAATTATGTTGTTAATCACTGCCTTCTGATTATCGTATAAGCATACGACGctgattattttctcttttataaacttgagtttttattttttttccgaATCCTTGATACCTTTGAAGAACTTTTTcctgtataaaatattgtaagacAACAGTGCAATTAGCATTGACCCAGATCGTTGTAACATTGAACCCTTTTTCTGTTCTTTTATCGGTGATTAACGTATGATTAATTTCTCAAAAATATGGTTCATCGTATTCAAGTTAACAGAGGCGACTGTTCCCTTGCATTCCGATCGTTTGAAAGTTTCTTTACGGACAGTTGCATCGAATATGCAGTTGAAGTGATGGGGCACATTTTAAAACCTGTCGAGACTTCTTCAACCGTAGAAAAAGTTTCTATAAATAATGTCTCTATATTCTTACACATAAAATGCTTCCTCAGctcattttagaaaataaatgaaacacttTTCTCAGCGGGAAATCATTTGCCATTTGACATATTTTATTCGCAATTTTTACATACTGATAATTGGAACGTTACGTGTCTATAAAACTTGATGGTactgtaatttaatttatttattaccttATACGCTTCTGCAGTGTACAAAAGTTGCTTTTAATAAAGCGAGTAGTGAATAATTAAGACggttaaaataatacaatttttatttttcataagcCTATTATAATGAACAAAGATAATGAGGAAGTTAATTAAGTAAATATTAAAGTTAAACGCAGATATTATTTATTCGATATAAACTATATAGtatactaaaaatattttatataaacttTTATAGATTGTCTTTCAATGGAATTTGTAAATTACAGCGAGCCGCAGttacataaataatatattaaagatAATACCTCCTAGAAGGAAACATTTCATTTGTTCCTTGCGTAGTTATATAAAACAATATCTATCGATCTTCAATCCAacgataaaatttaaatttatttattcaatataaataaattaacagtcCCATTTAAAAGTTTCACCGCAAGAAGCTTCATCCTCCAAAGTCAAAGGGCAATATTCATCAGCGGTGACTCTCACCAAATTCCCTATATCCACCTTAGGCTTGAAGGGTAACTCAGAAACCAAAATACCTTCCACCGGTTCATTCTTATCCGCATCTTCATCGAATTCCCAAAAATCATCGTTTGAAACGCGACGATTCTTCCTGACCGACCTAAAATCCTTCTCGGTCAGTATGACCGTCTTTACGTTTCGTCTTCTTAAAATGTCCCTAGGGACGATCAGCTGCTTGTCATATTTAATTCTCTTTCGCGGGCTCTCAGACTTCTGGGAGACTGATCGATGATCGTCGTCATTCTCCCGGTGCTCGAGGCCACGATCCTCGTAATTAATGACTTGTTGAGATTCCTTTTCGTTCTCGGACCACTTCCTACTTTCCACTAGGGATTCCGTGGCGGTTCCCAGGAATGCATTTTTATCGGTGAATCCCCCTGCGGTCTCGTTTTCACTAGTGCCACCTGTCACCTCTTTATTCTCGATCGCAGAATCATTTTCTGCAACTTCGACCGCAGGCGTGTCCACGTGCTCGGTTTCGATGGTCTCCGGCGCAGGCGCCACCGTCGTTTCCGGCTTCGTCGTGGTAACAACGGGAATCGTTTTATCGGCTAAGTGACCCTGCAGGTCGCTCTTCATTCGCGGATTCTTGCGATACTCCTCCTCCAGGTAGCTTCGAAACTGATCCCTGAAGTAACCGTCGATCATTTTCCACACGTTGGTGCTGTACCAGGTGAGTATACCAATGAGAAAGATCCCGCGAAAAATCATTCCCAGCATGATTGGTTCAGATTTCACAACCAATTTCTTtgtaatgaaaaaattataaaagaatgttttcgaatttaaccctttcactgttaCTGGTGCCTAGGGGTACTCTAAAAACTTACTTATCCTGTGTTATAGGTACCTCtagatttctaattaattttactaattgtaaagtattttctaatattttctatcgatacgtttttaaattttctaagaaCAACTTCTACCTTTCCTTCTTGCAACGAATAGTTACtatattatttatcaaagaaatGTGTCGTGTATCAGTGCTAAAAATGTACTATTTAGAGCACGTGTTTTGCGTTGAATTCTCTCacggtgaaagggttaaagaagcCTTTGGACAGAtcgtaaatatttctttttgctATTTTCCAACCTGGAGAATCAATAGCTTGTCGACACACTCGATACTTGTCTGAAAGGATAGcgaaagaaatatttctgtttCGTTATTACGTTCTTTGATGTTGAATCATGTTACAAGCGTACAGGTGTAGAATTTTCACTTGAAGATAATTTCTGTGTCGCAAGTATTGAACAATTTGAAAATCGTACCCGTTTCTTGTTggtatattaattattcttctttaGAATTTCTATCGATAAATTGCACTTATCCTTCACCGTAGAAGTACTCTTTGAATATAACGAAAGCTTCTTGCATCTTTGGAAATCCCATTGTCACGAAGATCAAAATCGAATTGGCTATGACGAAGAGTCGCATCATTTCAATACCGTCGCTGGATCGTAGCCATTCGCCGAAACCTTCATTCTGAGCGTCATCGTTTAAAACAActttcttcttgtcgttcttcttatCATTCTTCTTATCGTTTGTAACGTTTCCATCGTTTTGTCGATTCTTTCCAGCCTTGCTGTCATGATTGCCTCGTTTCTTCATCGCTTTTATATGGATTTCATCTGAAAAATATCACGCTACTATTAATAAACAGAAAAACCCCAATCGATATatttcctttcttctctttttgcaTAAATTGGCAGTTTAGCTATTACATCATCAGTTGcaatgatattaattattccatttaatATCCCAAGTTACTAATGAAACATTTTCCATTATCAGAAAATTGATGTATCGCGTTCAATGAGACGACAATTTCAGAGTAATCGATCCAGGTGAAATGAACTGGATTCGAGTACACCCACGCTTACTCTTGTCTTCGAAACGTCAGCCGGTCCATGTGCATTAGTTCGCGTAGTATACCAATGACACCGGTATATTTCAGACATTCCATCACGTACAGAAGATACGAGTACCCGAGCGAGTGCGATGACCGTGATCTGACGTGCATACATTCATACATGATTCACTAGCGAGTTGCACAATGCCACGTGCaaaatgcacctttcataaacCAGGGTTTAGAATGAGCGTCAAAAATATGGGCAACATTTGGTTCTATTCTCACAAGTATTTTTTTTACCAGTCCAAAGATTCATTATCCAATAAATATTTggttattgataataaaataattggtttATTGAACAAATAGTTGCAAGGAAATTTCATTTGGTATCTTCAGTCACTTGTGATTGATAGTTGCATTGGAGGATTCATACAAATGATCATGTGGTGAACGTGACAGAGAAATAACTTAGTCCGCACTATTTTAGACATATTATACATTCAGATGGTATGCAGTACATTTCGCGAACGAAGCCAAAGGAAATTGTGGCGAGACGGAAAGCGAAACGTTATCGATGAAAGCCAGTCAAGCCATAGAGGACATTTTCCATGCACGTTCGCACTTCTCCAAAATTTCAGACCACTTAGCCGACCGTCGAGTTTCCCAACTTTGCTTTTCCATTATTCCTTAAGCGGGTCATCATCGACCATCGACTCTTCGTTTACAAAAATAATTCTCCAAAGAACCGGTATTGGACAGATGAATGCTGTAAACTCGATCGCTTTAATTCGCTTTGAAAATATCAGGAAAATTGATATGAAATTGAACCAGAATATGTTTTCCAAGATTAGGTCGCAAAAACTGGCGTGAAGCGTCGATATAGTA
This window encodes:
- the LOC117607737 gene encoding uncharacterized protein LOC117607737; protein product: MLGMIFRGIFLIGILTWYSTNVWKMIDGYFRDQFRSYLEEEYRKNPRMKSDLQGHLADKTIPVVTTTKPETTVAPAPETIETEHVDTPAVEVAENDSAIENKEVTGGTSENETAGGFTDKNAFLGTATESLVESRKWSENEKESQQVINYEDRGLEHRENDDDHRSVSQKSESPRKRIKYDKQLIVPRDILRRRNVKTVILTEKDFRSVRKNRRVSNDDFWEFDEDADKNEPVEGILVSELPFKPKVDIGNLVRVTADEYCPLTLEDEASCGETFKWDC
- the Xport-A gene encoding exit protein of rhodopsin and TRP A encodes the protein MKKRGNHDSKAGKNRQNDGNVTNDKKNDKKNDKKKVVLNDDAQNEGFGEWLRSSDGIEMMRLFVIANSILIFVTMGFPKMQEAFVIFKEYFYGEG